Proteins encoded together in one Salvelinus fontinalis isolate EN_2023a chromosome 6, ASM2944872v1, whole genome shotgun sequence window:
- the si:dkey-11p23.7 gene encoding V-set and Ig domain-containing protein produces the protein MTHPALGAASNDDGWSMKVQAEVRAMEGYPVVLPCSFTHPHHTLHSSLQVVWRLGHGQGSTVLYHCSSPTGARTCQPGPQQDQRHRLEGNPREHDLSLRINSAALQDNGRYYCRVEVPGHAHASYEDKMGTRLRVEAAPRILGLSVEGSEEAGYRAQCRVQGSPLPDVQWLGPDELMEGSDISPLSQESFEQHHTTSQLRDVLPGQQYTCSASNPLGKDQATLYMLPPRQVQVSGEAPPLLLLLSLSLGFKVLLLLGMVVWLPQGGGPAWVRCWFK, from the exons ATGACACATCCAGCCCTGGGCGCTGCTTCGAACGATGACGGCTGGTCCATGAAGGTTCAGGCGGAGGTACGTGCCATGGAGGGCTACCCGGTGGTGCTGCCTTGCTCCTTCACCCACCCCCACCACACGCTGCACTCCTCCCTGCAGGTGGTGTGGCGGCTGGGCCACGGCCAGGGCTCTACGGTGCTCTACCACTGCTCCTCTCCCACTGGGGCCAGGACCTGCCAGCCAGGCCCCCAGCAGGACCAGCGTCATCGCCTGGAGGGGAACCCCCGAGAGCACGACCTCTCCTTGCGCATCAACAGCGCTGCCCTGCAGGACAATGGACGCTACTACTGCCGTGTGGAGGTCCCCGGACACGCACACGCCAGCTACGAGGATAAGATGGGCACACGGCTTAGAGTGGAGG CTGCCCCACGAATcctgggcctgtcagtggagggcAGTGAGGAAGCTGGCTACAGGGCTCAGTGTCGTGTCCAGGGCTCTCCCCTACCTGACGTCCAGTGGCTGGGGCCTGACGAGCTCATGGAAGGCTCCgacatctctcccctctcccaggaGTCCTTCGAGCAACATCACACCACCAGCCAGCTCCGGGATGTCCTCCCTGGGCAGCAGTACACATGTAGTGCCTCCAACCCCCTGGGGAAGGACCAGGCCACCCTGTACATGCTGCCCCCCAGGCAGGTGCAGGTCTCTGGGGAGGCCCCTCCGCTGctgctcctgctctccctctccctggggTTCAAGGTGCTCCTGCTGCTGGGGATGGTAGTCTGGCTGCCGCAGGGAGGAGGCCCAGCATGGGTCAGATGCTGGTTCAAATGA
- the siglec15l gene encoding sialic acid binding Ig-like lectin 15, like codes for MLQAQLFSLVSVITGTFSQQWSMTVPPVVNSTIGGDVVLPCSFTHPKQQDYSKDITVQWITRQFHDMPFFQCKVTNVTTGGMNECSVPESYQRFSVKGDPKQRDLSLLIRDLAVTDNGVYFCRVELDDYWGYGKWQTPSGTQLNINAKAQILSLSWVEASLGPGNGSLRCVVEGNPPSTITWFSSSKGNIDPGVSIIGTHPFQWTSSIPYFTEEVYTCRAENSLGRAERRFPPGPTALTVALSVCGVLLLLLLLGGALFNLRKRGYLRYCNSEKIKQQSELCTDPTIAVVSESSIYANVSEMESPQSLHKHDSPEDGDMELNLVYATIQLNTTTQSPQRSSRVPIPDEGVHYAIVRVC; via the exons ATGTTGCAGGCTCAACTCTTCTCTCTCGTCTCTGTCATTACAG GCACCTTCTCACAACAGTGGTCCATGACAGTTCCCCCTGTAGTGAATAGCACCATAGGAGGAGATGTGGTCCTACCCTGCTCCTTCACCCACCCCAAGCAACAAGACTACTCCAAAGACATCACAGTTCAGTGGATCACCAGACAATTCCATGATATGCCCTTCTTCCAATGCAAGGTGACAAATGTTACTACGGGTGGAATGAATGAATGCTCAGTTCCAGAGTCATACCAACGCTTCTCAGTCAAAGGAGACCCTAAGCAGAgggatctctctctcctcatcagaGATCTGGCGGTCACAGACAATGGAGTATACTTCTGCAGAGTGGAGCTGGACGATTACTGGGGTTATGGGAAGTGGCAGACTCCCAGCGGCACACAGCTCAATATCAATG CTAAGGCCCAGATTCTCAGCCTGTCTTGGGTAGAGGCGTCCCTCGGACCAGGCAACGGGAGCCTCAGGTGTGTAGTTGAGGGGAACCCCCCATCCACCATCACCTGGTTTTCCTCCTCTAAGGGCAACATAGACCCAGGTGTCAGCATCATAGGAACCCACCCATTTCAGTGGACCAGTTCAATCCCCTACTTCACCGAGGAAGTGTACACCTGCAGGGCAGAGAACAGCCTGGGGAGGGCAGAGAGACGGTTCCCCCCTGGACCCACTGCGCTGACCGTAgccctctctgtgtgtggggtCCTGCTTCTGCTGCTGCTCCTTGGCGGGGCTTTATTTAACCTGAGAAAAAGAG GATACCTGAGATACTGCAATTCAGAAAAGATTAAGCAGCAATCTGAGTTGTGCACAGATCCTACTATAG CTGTGGTCAGTGAATCCTCTATCTACGCCAATGTCTCAGAAATGG AAAGCCCACAGTCGTTGCATAAACATGATTCACCAGAAGATGGCGACATGGAGCTAAATCTGGTATACGCAACCATTCAACTGAACACCACCACTCAAT CACCCCAAAGAAGCTCTCGTGTCCCCATACCAGATGAAG GTGTCCACTATGCTATTGTGAGGGTATGCTAG